Proteins found in one Plasmodium sp. gorilla clade G2 genome assembly, chromosome: 14 genomic segment:
- a CDS encoding plasmepsin VIII, producing the protein MNILFCLFVITNLYNIIAVKALKENLRVSKYYAGEKHKLNLENKYIGISTIVLKGGYINRQFIGEINIGNPPQTFKVLFDTGSTNLWIPSKNCLTKACYNKRKYDHKISKNYKLVKKKDPVEILFGTGEIHIAYVTDDIHLGDIKVKNQEFGLASYISDDPFSDMQFDGLFGLGISNDEKKKQLIYDSIPKNILEKNMFAIYYPKNVDDDGAITFGGYDKKFIRENSNIEWFDVTSPKYWAIQMKGLKINGVFLDVCSKNHEGFCQAVIDTGTSSIAGPKEDLILLSRLLNPGKNCQKRILLKNFSFIFIDDKNREREYELTPKDYIVNSFRIDPVLRTPCNFAFMPINISSSNGYLYILGQIFLQKYYAIFEKDNMKIGLAKSI; encoded by the exons atgaatatattgtTTTGTTTATTTGTCATTACAAATTTGTATAATATCATTGCTGTTAAAGccttaaaagaaaatttaagAGTGTCCAAATATTATGCTGGAG aaaaacataaattaaatttgGAAAATAAGTATATAGGTATTTCTACAATAGTATTAAAAGGAGGTTACATCAATAGACa atttATTGGGGAAATAAATATTGGAAATCCTCCACAAACTTTTAAAGTTCTTTTTGATACTG GAAGTACAAATTTATGGATTCCTTCAAAAAATTGTTTGACAAAAGCttgttataataaaagaaaatatgatcATAAAATTTCCAAGAATTATAAattggtaaaaaaaaaagatccTGTGGAAATTTTATTTGGAACTGGAGAAATACATATTGCTTATGTAACAGATGATATTCATTTAGGAGATATtaa AGTTAAAAATCAAGAATTTGGTTTAGCTAGCTATATATCAGATGACCCCTTTTCTGATATgc AATTTGATGGCTTATTTGGATTAGGAATTTCAAATGACGAGaagaaaaaacaattaaTTTATGACAGTATtcctaaaaatatattagaaaaaaatatgtttgcAATTTATTATCCCAAAAATGTAGATGACGATGGTGCCATCACTTTTGGAGGTTACGATAAAAA ATTTATAAGAGAAAACTCAAATATCGAATGGTTTGACGTAACATCTCCAAAATATTGGGCTATTCAAATG AAAggtttaaaaataaatggtGTCTTTCTTGATGTATGCTCAAAAAATCATG aaGGATTTTGTCAAGCTGTAATTGATACAGGAACATCAAGTATAGCTGGGCCAAAAGAAg atctaatattattaagCAGATTGTTAAATCCAGGAAAAAATTGTCAAAAAAGGAttctattaaaaaatttttctttcatttttattgaCGATAAAa ATAGAGAAAGAGAATATGAATTAACACCCAAAGATTATATTGTAAATTCATTTAGAATAGACCCTGTTTTAAGAACTCCATGCAATTTTGCATTCATGCCAATTAATATTTCATCATCTAATGGATatctatat ataCTTGGTCAAATATTcttacaaaaatattatgcaATATTTGAAAAggataatatgaaaatag GTTTAGCGAAgtccatataa